The Manihot esculenta cultivar AM560-2 chromosome 11, M.esculenta_v8, whole genome shotgun sequence genome includes a region encoding these proteins:
- the LOC110626884 gene encoding F-box/kelch-repeat protein At3g06240 isoform X1: MADANYPKSMSYYFLLGASMKPESSFKVCMEKAKRQKAGSFAHIPVDVLRDILLRLPLSSLLRFKAVNKCWHSLISSHGFAIGRLKSQANNAGPSSYKYGVIRVLNIPQRPPQLSLYMHRKAEEEDSDALIVQTVGLPNPLKLLEDFKDTNGSQVFGSCNGLLLLGRGKKPEQFILWNPSTGQDKELPLNHFCECPITFMAGLGYDSFSDNYKVVAAVNDGGSQLMYIALYNLRTNSWSMWEKTVFPYKFSSSCSQPGITLANGAPHWLLNRHGTGGVANVIIYFDPVEENFKELSLPDSLVGDIFLGVCKGFLCVGSCNQIWIMKEYGVKESWTVLMDFPRYSAGYSIQNFEHLMLWQFPKMSTVLLILDGNSAALFKSNGTKYKAFSFSGYQEGLIITAYMESLVSPNNYALCTRD, encoded by the exons ATGGCAGATGCAAATTACCCAAAATCT ATGtcatattattttttgttgGGTGCATCCATGAAGCCGGAAAGTTCATTTAAGGTCTGCATGGAAAAGGCAAAAAGGCAAAAGGCAGGATCATTTGCGCATATTCCTGTGGATGTACTACGTGACATACTTCTAAGACTACCATTAAGTTCACTGCTACGATTTAAAGCCGTGAACAAATGCTGGCATTCTTTAATTTCAAGTCATGGGTTTGCAATTGGACGTCTTAAAAGTCAAGCTAATAATGCTGGACCTAGCTCTTACAAATATGGAGTCATCCGAGTATTGAACATACCTCAACGACCGCCACAGCTTTCTCTCTACATGCACAGGaaagcagaagaggaagattcTGATGCACTAATTGTGCAGACTGTAGGGCTTCCTAATCCTCTTAAGCTTCTAGAAGATTTTAAAGACACCAATGGTTCACAGGTTTTTGGTTCATGTAATGGTTTGTTACTTCTAGGCCGTGGTAAAAAACCAGAGCAATTCATCTTGTGGAATCCATCAACTGGGCAGGACAAGGAGCTACCGTTGAACCACTTTTGCGAGTGCCCTATCACTTTCATGGCTGGCCTTGGttatgattctttctctgataattatAAAGTGGTTGCAGCAGTTAATGATGGAGGTTCACAGTTAATGTATATTGCTCTATATAATCTTAGGACCAATTCCTGGTCTATGTGGGAAAAGACTGTATTCCCTTACAAGTTCTCTTCTAGTTGTAGCCAACCAGGGATAACTCTTGCAAATGGAGCTCCACATTGGTTGCTGAATCGTCATGGTACTGGTGGTGTAGCAAAtgtgataatttattttgaccCTGTTGAAGAGAACTTCAAGGAGTTGTCCCTGCCTGATTCGCTAGTAGGTGACATTTTTCTGGGAGTTTGCAAAGGATTCCTATGTGTTGGCTCTTGCAATCAGATATGGATAATGAAGGAATATGGGGTGAAGGAGTCTTGGACTGTTTTGATGGATTTCCCAAGATATTCTGCCGGTTACAGTATCCAAAATTTTGAACATTTGATGTTATGGCAATTTCCAAAGATGAGTACAGTTCTGCTGATATTAGATGGGAATAGTGCAGCCCTGTTCAAGAGTAATGGAACGAAGTATAAGGCTTTTTCTTTCTCTGGCTATCAGGAAGGGTTGATAATAACTGCATACATGGAGAGTCTTGTATCACCCAATAATTATGCTTTATGCACAAGGGattga
- the LOC110626884 gene encoding F-box/kelch-repeat protein At3g06240 isoform X2, whose protein sequence is MADANYPKSPESSFKVCMEKAKRQKAGSFAHIPVDVLRDILLRLPLSSLLRFKAVNKCWHSLISSHGFAIGRLKSQANNAGPSSYKYGVIRVLNIPQRPPQLSLYMHRKAEEEDSDALIVQTVGLPNPLKLLEDFKDTNGSQVFGSCNGLLLLGRGKKPEQFILWNPSTGQDKELPLNHFCECPITFMAGLGYDSFSDNYKVVAAVNDGGSQLMYIALYNLRTNSWSMWEKTVFPYKFSSSCSQPGITLANGAPHWLLNRHGTGGVANVIIYFDPVEENFKELSLPDSLVGDIFLGVCKGFLCVGSCNQIWIMKEYGVKESWTVLMDFPRYSAGYSIQNFEHLMLWQFPKMSTVLLILDGNSAALFKSNGTKYKAFSFSGYQEGLIITAYMESLVSPNNYALCTRD, encoded by the exons ATGGCAGATGCAAATTACCCAAAATCT CCGGAAAGTTCATTTAAGGTCTGCATGGAAAAGGCAAAAAGGCAAAAGGCAGGATCATTTGCGCATATTCCTGTGGATGTACTACGTGACATACTTCTAAGACTACCATTAAGTTCACTGCTACGATTTAAAGCCGTGAACAAATGCTGGCATTCTTTAATTTCAAGTCATGGGTTTGCAATTGGACGTCTTAAAAGTCAAGCTAATAATGCTGGACCTAGCTCTTACAAATATGGAGTCATCCGAGTATTGAACATACCTCAACGACCGCCACAGCTTTCTCTCTACATGCACAGGaaagcagaagaggaagattcTGATGCACTAATTGTGCAGACTGTAGGGCTTCCTAATCCTCTTAAGCTTCTAGAAGATTTTAAAGACACCAATGGTTCACAGGTTTTTGGTTCATGTAATGGTTTGTTACTTCTAGGCCGTGGTAAAAAACCAGAGCAATTCATCTTGTGGAATCCATCAACTGGGCAGGACAAGGAGCTACCGTTGAACCACTTTTGCGAGTGCCCTATCACTTTCATGGCTGGCCTTGGttatgattctttctctgataattatAAAGTGGTTGCAGCAGTTAATGATGGAGGTTCACAGTTAATGTATATTGCTCTATATAATCTTAGGACCAATTCCTGGTCTATGTGGGAAAAGACTGTATTCCCTTACAAGTTCTCTTCTAGTTGTAGCCAACCAGGGATAACTCTTGCAAATGGAGCTCCACATTGGTTGCTGAATCGTCATGGTACTGGTGGTGTAGCAAAtgtgataatttattttgaccCTGTTGAAGAGAACTTCAAGGAGTTGTCCCTGCCTGATTCGCTAGTAGGTGACATTTTTCTGGGAGTTTGCAAAGGATTCCTATGTGTTGGCTCTTGCAATCAGATATGGATAATGAAGGAATATGGGGTGAAGGAGTCTTGGACTGTTTTGATGGATTTCCCAAGATATTCTGCCGGTTACAGTATCCAAAATTTTGAACATTTGATGTTATGGCAATTTCCAAAGATGAGTACAGTTCTGCTGATATTAGATGGGAATAGTGCAGCCCTGTTCAAGAGTAATGGAACGAAGTATAAGGCTTTTTCTTTCTCTGGCTATCAGGAAGGGTTGATAATAACTGCATACATGGAGAGTCTTGTATCACCCAATAATTATGCTTTATGCACAAGGGattga
- the LOC110626884 gene encoding F-box/kelch-repeat protein At3g06240 isoform X3: MADANYPKSESSFKVCMEKAKRQKAGSFAHIPVDVLRDILLRLPLSSLLRFKAVNKCWHSLISSHGFAIGRLKSQANNAGPSSYKYGVIRVLNIPQRPPQLSLYMHRKAEEEDSDALIVQTVGLPNPLKLLEDFKDTNGSQVFGSCNGLLLLGRGKKPEQFILWNPSTGQDKELPLNHFCECPITFMAGLGYDSFSDNYKVVAAVNDGGSQLMYIALYNLRTNSWSMWEKTVFPYKFSSSCSQPGITLANGAPHWLLNRHGTGGVANVIIYFDPVEENFKELSLPDSLVGDIFLGVCKGFLCVGSCNQIWIMKEYGVKESWTVLMDFPRYSAGYSIQNFEHLMLWQFPKMSTVLLILDGNSAALFKSNGTKYKAFSFSGYQEGLIITAYMESLVSPNNYALCTRD, translated from the exons ATGGCAGATGCAAATTACCCAAAATCT GAAAGTTCATTTAAGGTCTGCATGGAAAAGGCAAAAAGGCAAAAGGCAGGATCATTTGCGCATATTCCTGTGGATGTACTACGTGACATACTTCTAAGACTACCATTAAGTTCACTGCTACGATTTAAAGCCGTGAACAAATGCTGGCATTCTTTAATTTCAAGTCATGGGTTTGCAATTGGACGTCTTAAAAGTCAAGCTAATAATGCTGGACCTAGCTCTTACAAATATGGAGTCATCCGAGTATTGAACATACCTCAACGACCGCCACAGCTTTCTCTCTACATGCACAGGaaagcagaagaggaagattcTGATGCACTAATTGTGCAGACTGTAGGGCTTCCTAATCCTCTTAAGCTTCTAGAAGATTTTAAAGACACCAATGGTTCACAGGTTTTTGGTTCATGTAATGGTTTGTTACTTCTAGGCCGTGGTAAAAAACCAGAGCAATTCATCTTGTGGAATCCATCAACTGGGCAGGACAAGGAGCTACCGTTGAACCACTTTTGCGAGTGCCCTATCACTTTCATGGCTGGCCTTGGttatgattctttctctgataattatAAAGTGGTTGCAGCAGTTAATGATGGAGGTTCACAGTTAATGTATATTGCTCTATATAATCTTAGGACCAATTCCTGGTCTATGTGGGAAAAGACTGTATTCCCTTACAAGTTCTCTTCTAGTTGTAGCCAACCAGGGATAACTCTTGCAAATGGAGCTCCACATTGGTTGCTGAATCGTCATGGTACTGGTGGTGTAGCAAAtgtgataatttattttgaccCTGTTGAAGAGAACTTCAAGGAGTTGTCCCTGCCTGATTCGCTAGTAGGTGACATTTTTCTGGGAGTTTGCAAAGGATTCCTATGTGTTGGCTCTTGCAATCAGATATGGATAATGAAGGAATATGGGGTGAAGGAGTCTTGGACTGTTTTGATGGATTTCCCAAGATATTCTGCCGGTTACAGTATCCAAAATTTTGAACATTTGATGTTATGGCAATTTCCAAAGATGAGTACAGTTCTGCTGATATTAGATGGGAATAGTGCAGCCCTGTTCAAGAGTAATGGAACGAAGTATAAGGCTTTTTCTTTCTCTGGCTATCAGGAAGGGTTGATAATAACTGCATACATGGAGAGTCTTGTATCACCCAATAATTATGCTTTATGCACAAGGGattga